The following coding sequences lie in one Cloeon dipterum chromosome 1, ieCloDipt1.1, whole genome shotgun sequence genomic window:
- the LOC135948540 gene encoding uncharacterized protein LOC135948540 isoform X6, with translation MKTFLRGKPSLRPDTMSDRGGVQPLTETQLAVKSISVESLPPVIDFDTTGYEDLENITKDLQDLLQAENYNFNDVQQIEPSNSDFGGLNVYSVDEVSKLARITPLADVSVNCGSVSVPYTEETRPTENVQPMDLGGIQEAPQPISSVIGSSVLVEGGVNCGSVSVPYTEEARPTENVQPMDLGGIQEAPQPISSVIGPSVLAAVGVNCGSVSVPYTEEARPTENVQPMDLGGIQEAPQHISSVNMQDEYARRSLNEESIGTMRVPLQEINQNETTQDPELQAKIKSMRERIQDLCAQIQTYNGEAEKHLNEIGKKREDQAATITHNHQIVKDIQDACSAVAEKLKKEEEQLKEKEERKKQRDNAEDVLKQLLAEKKNIDKNIEDKRRIISSYKKFNDQGCQQRVKQYQDEIKSKKEKLKEMQENKSYVDDLNQSLKENDAQYEKLKKLAIAAQRDFTKRAESEIDFLKKELNTATKPKKRSLSLSKNQPLKNKRAKLTEDSTGDPAVPSTSRAHDSVDMGSLQPSVTDRNPTQKDVPEATSTTADESIPKKIKKRIEAQSYKEQIEHLGILTSINTAIRVHAGLDPEGRKYSQLNTNVNAIAVVRKAETDVLRATMTALQKQHGIKRKDLKPAADKFLENLEIKPRKGFEKVDECVNTFAMKLATTHKNICSLFRDVAHKLKNQLDNDVFEEFSEYCKDTKNQLGEASAPNQVKKKKKLFNK, from the exons AATGATGTGCAGCAAATT GAGCCGAGTAATTCAGATTTTGGTGGCCTCAACGTTTATTCAGTCGATGAGGTTTCTAAGCTAGCTCGGATCACGCCGTTAGCTGATGTGAGTGTAAATTGTGGCAGTGTCTCAGTACCCTACACTGAAGAGACCCGACCTACGGAGAACGTGCAGCCGATGGATCTAGGCGGCATTCAAGAAGCGCCACAACCCATTTCTTCCGTTATCGGGTCATCGGTGTTAGTTGAGGGGGGTGTAAATTGTGGCAGTGTCTCAGTTCCCTACACTGAAGAGGCACGACCTACGGAGAACGTGCAGCCGATGGATCTAGGCGGCATTCAAGAAGCGCCACAACCCATTTCTTCCGTTATCGGGCCATCGGTGTTAGCTGCGGTGGGTGTAAACTGTGGCAGTGTCTCAGTTCCCTACACTGAAGAGGCCCGACCTACGGAGAACGTGCAGCCGATGGATCTAGGCGGCATTCAAGAAGCGCCACAACACATTTCTTCCGTCAATATGCAAGACGAATATGCAAGGAGGAGTTTAAATGAAGAATCCATTGGTACAATGCGAGTACCTttacaagaaataaatcaaaacgaaACCACCCAAGATCCAGAACTCcaagctaaaataaaaagtatgaGAGAACGTATACAAGACCTGTGCGCCCAAATTCAGACATATAATGGTGAGGCCGAAAAGCACCTAAACGAAATCGGTAAAAAACGAGAAGACCAAGCTGCGACTATCACCCACAATCATCAAATCGTGAAGGATATTCAGGATGCATGCTCGGCGgttgcagaaaaattgaagaaggaGGAAGAGCAGTTGAAGGAgaaagaggagagaaaaaaacagcgtGACAACGCTGAAGATGTGCTTAAACAATTACTggcggagaaaaaaaatattgataagaATATAGAAGACAAGAGGAGAATAATATCAagctacaaaaaattcaacgatCAGGGTTGTCAACAGAGGGTGAAGCAGTACCAAGATGAAATCAagagtaaaaaagaaaaactcaaagaaatgcaagaaaataaatct TACGTTGATGACCTAAACCAAtcgttaaaagaaaatgatgcTCAATATGAGAAGTTAAAGAAACTTGCAATCGCCGCGCAAAGAGACTTTACAAAACGTGCTGAAAGTGAGATTGACTTCCTGAAAAAAGAGCTCAACACGGCAACTAAACCAAAAAAG agGTCGCTGTCGCTATCAAAGAACCAGCCGTTAAAGAATAAG agGGCAAAGCTAACTGAGGATTCTACTGGAGACCCTGCGGTGCCATCAACGTCACGG gcTCACGACAGCGTTGATATGGGATCTCTTCAACCTAGTGTGACAGATAGAAAT CCAACACAAAAAGATGTGCCAGAGGCCACTAGTACAACCGCAGACGAAAGCATTccgaagaaaataaaaaagagaatcgaAGCTCAATCATATAAGGAACAGATAGAACACCTCGGAATTTTAACATCAATCAACACTGCTATCAGGGTGCATGCc ggtCTCGATCCTGAAGGTAGAAAATACAGTCAGCTTAACACAAACGTGAATGCCATTGCGGTAGTCAgaaag gcGGAAACTGACGTCTTGAGAGCAACCATGACTGCCCTTCAAAAGCAACACGggattaaaagaaaagatCTCAAACCGGCTGCCGATAAATTTCTAGAGAACCTAGAAATAAAA CCTCGTAAAGGATTTGAAAAAGTTGATGAGTGCGTTAACACGTTTGCTATG aaactGGCCACAACTCACAAAAACATTTGTTCGTTATTCCGTGATGTGGCCCATAAACTGAAGAACCAACTGGACAATGATGTATTTGAAGAGTTTTCAGAGTATTGCAAG GACACGAAAAACCAACTTGGGGAAGCTTCAGCACCTAATCAGgtaaagaagaagaagaaactttttaataaatag
- the LOC135948540 gene encoding uncharacterized protein LOC135948540 isoform X5, with protein MKTFLRGKPSLRPDTMSDRGGVQPLTETQLAVKSISVESLPPVIDFDTTGYEDLENITKDLQDLLQAENYNFNDVQQIEPSNSDFGGLNVYSVDEVSKLARITPLADVSVNCGSVSVPYTEETRPTENVQPMDLGGIQEAPQPISSVIGSSVLVEGGVNCGSVSVPYTEEARPTENVQPMDLGGIQEAPQPISSVIGPSVLAAVGVNCGSVSVPYTEEARPTENVQPMDLGGIQEAPQHISSVNMQDEYARRSLNEESIGTMRVPLQEINQNETTQDPELQAKIKSMRERIQDLCAQIQTYNGEAEKHLNEIGKKREDQAATITHNHQIVKDIQDACSAVAEKLKKEEEQLKEKEERKKQRDNAEDVLKQLLAEKKNIDKNIEDKRRIISSYKKFNDQGCQQRVKQYQDEIKSKKEKLKEMQENKSYVDDLNQSLKENDAQYEKLKKLAIAAQRDFTKRAESEIDFLKKELNTATKPKKRSLSLSKNQPLKNKRAKLTEDSTGDPAVPSTSRAHDSVDMGSLQPSVTDRNPTQKDVPEATSTTADESIPKKIKKRIEAQSYKEQIEHLGILTSINTAIRVHAGLDPEGRKYSQLNTNVNAIAVVRKAETDVLRATMTALQKQHGIKRKDLKPAADKFLENLEIKPRKGFEKVDECVNTFAMKLATTHKNICSLFRDVAHKLKNQLDNDVFEEFSEYCKQDTKNQLGEASAPNQVKKKKKLFNK; from the exons AATGATGTGCAGCAAATT GAGCCGAGTAATTCAGATTTTGGTGGCCTCAACGTTTATTCAGTCGATGAGGTTTCTAAGCTAGCTCGGATCACGCCGTTAGCTGATGTGAGTGTAAATTGTGGCAGTGTCTCAGTACCCTACACTGAAGAGACCCGACCTACGGAGAACGTGCAGCCGATGGATCTAGGCGGCATTCAAGAAGCGCCACAACCCATTTCTTCCGTTATCGGGTCATCGGTGTTAGTTGAGGGGGGTGTAAATTGTGGCAGTGTCTCAGTTCCCTACACTGAAGAGGCACGACCTACGGAGAACGTGCAGCCGATGGATCTAGGCGGCATTCAAGAAGCGCCACAACCCATTTCTTCCGTTATCGGGCCATCGGTGTTAGCTGCGGTGGGTGTAAACTGTGGCAGTGTCTCAGTTCCCTACACTGAAGAGGCCCGACCTACGGAGAACGTGCAGCCGATGGATCTAGGCGGCATTCAAGAAGCGCCACAACACATTTCTTCCGTCAATATGCAAGACGAATATGCAAGGAGGAGTTTAAATGAAGAATCCATTGGTACAATGCGAGTACCTttacaagaaataaatcaaaacgaaACCACCCAAGATCCAGAACTCcaagctaaaataaaaagtatgaGAGAACGTATACAAGACCTGTGCGCCCAAATTCAGACATATAATGGTGAGGCCGAAAAGCACCTAAACGAAATCGGTAAAAAACGAGAAGACCAAGCTGCGACTATCACCCACAATCATCAAATCGTGAAGGATATTCAGGATGCATGCTCGGCGgttgcagaaaaattgaagaaggaGGAAGAGCAGTTGAAGGAgaaagaggagagaaaaaaacagcgtGACAACGCTGAAGATGTGCTTAAACAATTACTggcggagaaaaaaaatattgataagaATATAGAAGACAAGAGGAGAATAATATCAagctacaaaaaattcaacgatCAGGGTTGTCAACAGAGGGTGAAGCAGTACCAAGATGAAATCAagagtaaaaaagaaaaactcaaagaaatgcaagaaaataaatct TACGTTGATGACCTAAACCAAtcgttaaaagaaaatgatgcTCAATATGAGAAGTTAAAGAAACTTGCAATCGCCGCGCAAAGAGACTTTACAAAACGTGCTGAAAGTGAGATTGACTTCCTGAAAAAAGAGCTCAACACGGCAACTAAACCAAAAAAG agGTCGCTGTCGCTATCAAAGAACCAGCCGTTAAAGAATAAG agGGCAAAGCTAACTGAGGATTCTACTGGAGACCCTGCGGTGCCATCAACGTCACGG gcTCACGACAGCGTTGATATGGGATCTCTTCAACCTAGTGTGACAGATAGAAAT CCAACACAAAAAGATGTGCCAGAGGCCACTAGTACAACCGCAGACGAAAGCATTccgaagaaaataaaaaagagaatcgaAGCTCAATCATATAAGGAACAGATAGAACACCTCGGAATTTTAACATCAATCAACACTGCTATCAGGGTGCATGCc ggtCTCGATCCTGAAGGTAGAAAATACAGTCAGCTTAACACAAACGTGAATGCCATTGCGGTAGTCAgaaag gcGGAAACTGACGTCTTGAGAGCAACCATGACTGCCCTTCAAAAGCAACACGggattaaaagaaaagatCTCAAACCGGCTGCCGATAAATTTCTAGAGAACCTAGAAATAAAA CCTCGTAAAGGATTTGAAAAAGTTGATGAGTGCGTTAACACGTTTGCTATG aaactGGCCACAACTCACAAAAACATTTGTTCGTTATTCCGTGATGTGGCCCATAAACTGAAGAACCAACTGGACAATGATGTATTTGAAGAGTTTTCAGAGTATTGCAAG CAGGACACGAAAAACCAACTTGGGGAAGCTTCAGCACCTAATCAGgtaaagaagaagaagaaactttttaataaatag
- the LOC135948540 gene encoding uncharacterized protein LOC135948540 isoform X4 — protein MKTFLRGKPSLRPDTMSDRGGVQPLTETQLAVKSISVESLPPVIDFDTTGYEDLENITKDLQDLLQAENYNFNDVQQIEPSNSDFGGLNVYSVDEVSKLARITPLADVSVNCGSVSVPYTEETRPTENVQPMDLGGIQEAPQPISSVIGSSVLVEGGVNCGSVSVPYTEEARPTENVQPMDLGGIQEAPQPISSVIGPSVLAAVGVNCGSVSVPYTEEARPTENVQPMDLGGIQEAPQHISSVNMQDEYARRSLNEESIGTMRVPLQEINQNETTQDPELQAKIKSMRERIQDLCAQIQTYNGEAEKHLNEIGKKREDQAATITHNHQIVKDIQDACSAVAEKLKKEEEQLKEKEERKKQRDNAEDVLKQLLAEKKNIDKNIEDKRRIISSYKKFNDQGCQQRVKQYQDEIKSKKEKLKEMQENKSYVDDLNQSLKENDAQYEKLKKLAIAAQRDFTKRAESEIDFLKKELNTATKPKKRSLSLSKNQPLKNKRAKLTEDSTGDPAVPSTSRAHDSVDMGSLQPSVTDRNPTQKDVPEATSTTADESIPKKIKKRIEAQSYKEQIEHLGILTSINTAIRVHAGLDPEGRKYSQLNTNVNAIAVVRKAETDVLRATMTALQKQHGIKRKDLKPAADKFLENLEIKPRKGFEKVDECVNTFAMKLATTHKNICSLFRDVAHKLKNQLDNDVFEEFSEYCKVNSKKYIYQVTNIMDLFLLKQDTKNQLGEASAPNQVKKKKKLFNK, from the exons AATGATGTGCAGCAAATT GAGCCGAGTAATTCAGATTTTGGTGGCCTCAACGTTTATTCAGTCGATGAGGTTTCTAAGCTAGCTCGGATCACGCCGTTAGCTGATGTGAGTGTAAATTGTGGCAGTGTCTCAGTACCCTACACTGAAGAGACCCGACCTACGGAGAACGTGCAGCCGATGGATCTAGGCGGCATTCAAGAAGCGCCACAACCCATTTCTTCCGTTATCGGGTCATCGGTGTTAGTTGAGGGGGGTGTAAATTGTGGCAGTGTCTCAGTTCCCTACACTGAAGAGGCACGACCTACGGAGAACGTGCAGCCGATGGATCTAGGCGGCATTCAAGAAGCGCCACAACCCATTTCTTCCGTTATCGGGCCATCGGTGTTAGCTGCGGTGGGTGTAAACTGTGGCAGTGTCTCAGTTCCCTACACTGAAGAGGCCCGACCTACGGAGAACGTGCAGCCGATGGATCTAGGCGGCATTCAAGAAGCGCCACAACACATTTCTTCCGTCAATATGCAAGACGAATATGCAAGGAGGAGTTTAAATGAAGAATCCATTGGTACAATGCGAGTACCTttacaagaaataaatcaaaacgaaACCACCCAAGATCCAGAACTCcaagctaaaataaaaagtatgaGAGAACGTATACAAGACCTGTGCGCCCAAATTCAGACATATAATGGTGAGGCCGAAAAGCACCTAAACGAAATCGGTAAAAAACGAGAAGACCAAGCTGCGACTATCACCCACAATCATCAAATCGTGAAGGATATTCAGGATGCATGCTCGGCGgttgcagaaaaattgaagaaggaGGAAGAGCAGTTGAAGGAgaaagaggagagaaaaaaacagcgtGACAACGCTGAAGATGTGCTTAAACAATTACTggcggagaaaaaaaatattgataagaATATAGAAGACAAGAGGAGAATAATATCAagctacaaaaaattcaacgatCAGGGTTGTCAACAGAGGGTGAAGCAGTACCAAGATGAAATCAagagtaaaaaagaaaaactcaaagaaatgcaagaaaataaatct TACGTTGATGACCTAAACCAAtcgttaaaagaaaatgatgcTCAATATGAGAAGTTAAAGAAACTTGCAATCGCCGCGCAAAGAGACTTTACAAAACGTGCTGAAAGTGAGATTGACTTCCTGAAAAAAGAGCTCAACACGGCAACTAAACCAAAAAAG agGTCGCTGTCGCTATCAAAGAACCAGCCGTTAAAGAATAAG agGGCAAAGCTAACTGAGGATTCTACTGGAGACCCTGCGGTGCCATCAACGTCACGG gcTCACGACAGCGTTGATATGGGATCTCTTCAACCTAGTGTGACAGATAGAAAT CCAACACAAAAAGATGTGCCAGAGGCCACTAGTACAACCGCAGACGAAAGCATTccgaagaaaataaaaaagagaatcgaAGCTCAATCATATAAGGAACAGATAGAACACCTCGGAATTTTAACATCAATCAACACTGCTATCAGGGTGCATGCc ggtCTCGATCCTGAAGGTAGAAAATACAGTCAGCTTAACACAAACGTGAATGCCATTGCGGTAGTCAgaaag gcGGAAACTGACGTCTTGAGAGCAACCATGACTGCCCTTCAAAAGCAACACGggattaaaagaaaagatCTCAAACCGGCTGCCGATAAATTTCTAGAGAACCTAGAAATAAAA CCTCGTAAAGGATTTGAAAAAGTTGATGAGTGCGTTAACACGTTTGCTATG aaactGGCCACAACTCACAAAAACATTTGTTCGTTATTCCGTGATGTGGCCCATAAACTGAAGAACCAACTGGACAATGATGTATTTGAAGAGTTTTCAGAGTATTGCAAGGtgaatagcaaaaaatatatatatcaagTAACCAATATAATGGATCTTTTTCTGTTAAAGCAGGACACGAAAAACCAACTTGGGGAAGCTTCAGCACCTAATCAGgtaaagaagaagaagaaactttttaataaatag